Proteins encoded within one genomic window of Esox lucius isolate fEsoLuc1 chromosome 12, fEsoLuc1.pri, whole genome shotgun sequence:
- the nr2c2 gene encoding nuclear receptor subfamily 2 group C member 2 isoform X1: protein MTTNMEVLAQQKVASEQVAEMQSSPAGLSVTSVSPQHFQVISTEPSATPQHIQIVRDQQTGQRIQIVTTMDPSSGPKQQFVLVASDGSGSGKVILTCPENQSGKPLIFTTADSLVPGRIQIVTDAASVERLLGNAGEVGRPQPVEYCVVCGDKASGRHYGAVSCEGCKGFFKRSVRKNLTYSCRSNQECVVNKHHRNRCQFCRLRKCLDMGMKMESVQSERKPVDLPRERPANCAASTEKIYIRKNLMSPLIATPTFIADSDGSRSSLLDPGMLVNIQQPLIQAEGTLLLATDHKSESGQGDLGTLASVVTSLANLNDSLSESLNNGDTSDDPQEEQSAIEITRAFDTLAKALNPSESGAGQNLAEEGDCVGGATIQLISRGQVTPLIEVEGPLLTDTHVSFKLTMPSPMPEYLNVHYICESASRLLFLSMHWARSIPAFSALGQESTTCLVRACWNELFTLGLAQCAHIMSLSTILEAIINHLQNSIQDDKVSGERVKLVMEHIWKLQEFCNSMAKMETDSYEYAYLKAIVLFSPDHPGLNSCSQIEKFQEKAQMELQDYVQKTYPDDTYRLTRTLMRLPALRLMSSSVTEELFFTGLIGNVPIDSIIPYILKMETADYNTQFAGSTA from the exons ATGACGACCAACATGGAGGTGCTTGCTCAGCAGAAAGTGGCCTCTGAGCAGGTGGCAGAG ATGCAGTCGTCTCCCGCTGGCTTGTCAGTAACAAGCGTCTCTCCACAGCATTTCCAGGTCATCTCCACTGAGCCATCAGCCACACCACAGCATATACAG ATTGTACGGGACCAGCAGACTGGCCAGAGGATCCAGATCGTCACGACCATGGATCCCTCCAGTGGGCCCAAGCAGCAGTTTGTCCTGGTGGCATCCGATGGCTCAGGCTCGGGAAAAGTCATCCTGACATGTCCAGAGAACCAAAGCGGCAAACCGCTCATCTTCACCACAGCAGACAGCCTGGTACCAGGCAGAATACAG ATTGTAACAGACGCAGCGTCGGTGGAGAGGTTACTGGGTAATGCTGGAGAGGTTGGCCGTCCGCAGCCTGTAGAGTATTGCGTTGTGTGCGGCGACAAGGCTTCAG GCCGTCACTACGGGGCCGTAAGCTGTGAGGGCTGTAAAGGCTTCTTCAAGAGGAGCGTGAGGAAGAACCTGACGTACAGTTGCCGTAGCAACCAGGAGTGTGTCGTCAACAAGCACCACCGCAACCGCTGTCAGTTCTGTCGACTGAGGAAATGCCTGGACATGGGCATGAAGATGGAGT CCGTCCAGAGTGAGAGGAAGCCCGTTGACCTGCCTAGAGAGAGGCCTGCTAACTGTGCCGCGTCCACAGAGAAGATCTACATCAGGAAGAACCTGATGAGCCCGCTCATCGCCACACCAACCTTCATTGCAGACAGCGACGGCTCCAG ATCCAGTCTTCTAGACCCAGGGATGTTGGTGAACATCCAGCAGCCACTGATCCAGGCCGAGGGGACACTACTTCTGGCCACAGACCACAAG TCTGAGTCAGGGCAGGGGGACCTGGGGACGCTGGCCAGTGTGGTGACGTCTCTGGCCAACCTGAACGACTCCCTCAGCGAGTCACTGAACAACGGGGATACCTCAGATGACCCACAAGAGGAGCAGTCTGCCATCGAGATTACACG TGCCTTTGACACCTTGGCCAAAGCCCTGAATCCCTCCGAGTCGGGAGCGGGGCAGAACCTGGCGGAGGAAGGGGACTGCGTGGGCGGGGCCACCATCCAGTTAATCAGCCGAGGCCAGGTGACCCCCCTCATTGAGGTGGAGGGGCCGttgctcacagacacacacgttagCTTCAAG CTGACCATGCCAAGCCCCATGCCAGAGTATCTAAATGTACACTACATATGTGAGTCAGCGTCCCgcctcctgttcctctccatGCACTGGGCGCGCTCCATCCCAGCATTCTCTGCACTCGG TCAGGAGAGCACCACCTGCTTGGTGCGCGCCTGTTGGAACGAGCTGTTCACCCTGGGGCTCGCTCAGTGTGCCCACATCATGAGCCTCTCCACAATCCTGGAAGCCATCATCAACCATCTGCAGAACAGCATTCAGGACG ACAAGGTGTCTGGAGAAAGAGTGAAGCTTGTGATGGAACACATCTGGAAGCTGCAGGAGTTCTGCAACAGCATGGCtaagatggagacagacagctaTGAGTACGCCTACCTGAAAGCCATAGTTCTCTTCAGCCCCG ACCATCCAGGCCTGAACAGTTGCAGCCAGATCGAGAAGTTCCAGGAGAAGGCCCAGATGGAGCTGCAGGACTACGTGCAGAAGACCTATCCCGACGACACCTACAG GTTGACCCGCACTCTGATGCGTCTCCCTGCGCTGCGCCTGATGAGCTCCAGCGTCACGGAGGAGCTCTTCTTCACGGGCCTCATCGGCAACGTGCCCATCGACAGCATCATCCCTTACATCCTTAAGATGGAGACGGCAGACTACAACACCCAGTTCGCGGGTTCCACCGCGTGA
- the nr2c2 gene encoding nuclear receptor subfamily 2 group C member 2 isoform X2: MTTNMEVLAQQKVASEQVAEMQSSPAGLSVTSVSPQHFQVISTEPSATPQHIQIVRDQQTGQRIQIVTTMDPSSGPKQQFVLVASDGSGSGKVILTCPENQSGKPLIFTTADSLVPGRIQIVTDAASVERLLGNAGEVGRPQPVEYCVVCGDKASGRHYGAVSCEGCKGFFKRSVRKNLTYSCRSNQECVVNKHHRNRCQFCRLRKCLDMGMKMESVQSERKPVDLPRERPANCAASTEKIYIRKNLMSPLIATPTFIADSDGSRSSLLDPGMLVNIQQPLIQAEGTLLLATDHKSESGQGDLGTLASVVTSLANLNDSLSESLNNGDTSDDPQEEQSAIEITRAFDTLAKALNPSESGAGQNLAEEGDCVGGATIQLISRGQVTPLIEVEGPLLTDTHVSFKLTMPSPMPEYLNVHYICESASRLLFLSMHWARSIPAFSALGQESTTCLVRACWNELFTLGLAQCAHIMSLSTILEAIINHLQNSIQDDKVSGERVKLVMEHIWKLQEFCNSMAKMETDSYEYAYLKAIVLFSPGLNSCSQIEKFQEKAQMELQDYVQKTYPDDTYRLTRTLMRLPALRLMSSSVTEELFFTGLIGNVPIDSIIPYILKMETADYNTQFAGSTA; the protein is encoded by the exons ATGACGACCAACATGGAGGTGCTTGCTCAGCAGAAAGTGGCCTCTGAGCAGGTGGCAGAG ATGCAGTCGTCTCCCGCTGGCTTGTCAGTAACAAGCGTCTCTCCACAGCATTTCCAGGTCATCTCCACTGAGCCATCAGCCACACCACAGCATATACAG ATTGTACGGGACCAGCAGACTGGCCAGAGGATCCAGATCGTCACGACCATGGATCCCTCCAGTGGGCCCAAGCAGCAGTTTGTCCTGGTGGCATCCGATGGCTCAGGCTCGGGAAAAGTCATCCTGACATGTCCAGAGAACCAAAGCGGCAAACCGCTCATCTTCACCACAGCAGACAGCCTGGTACCAGGCAGAATACAG ATTGTAACAGACGCAGCGTCGGTGGAGAGGTTACTGGGTAATGCTGGAGAGGTTGGCCGTCCGCAGCCTGTAGAGTATTGCGTTGTGTGCGGCGACAAGGCTTCAG GCCGTCACTACGGGGCCGTAAGCTGTGAGGGCTGTAAAGGCTTCTTCAAGAGGAGCGTGAGGAAGAACCTGACGTACAGTTGCCGTAGCAACCAGGAGTGTGTCGTCAACAAGCACCACCGCAACCGCTGTCAGTTCTGTCGACTGAGGAAATGCCTGGACATGGGCATGAAGATGGAGT CCGTCCAGAGTGAGAGGAAGCCCGTTGACCTGCCTAGAGAGAGGCCTGCTAACTGTGCCGCGTCCACAGAGAAGATCTACATCAGGAAGAACCTGATGAGCCCGCTCATCGCCACACCAACCTTCATTGCAGACAGCGACGGCTCCAG ATCCAGTCTTCTAGACCCAGGGATGTTGGTGAACATCCAGCAGCCACTGATCCAGGCCGAGGGGACACTACTTCTGGCCACAGACCACAAG TCTGAGTCAGGGCAGGGGGACCTGGGGACGCTGGCCAGTGTGGTGACGTCTCTGGCCAACCTGAACGACTCCCTCAGCGAGTCACTGAACAACGGGGATACCTCAGATGACCCACAAGAGGAGCAGTCTGCCATCGAGATTACACG TGCCTTTGACACCTTGGCCAAAGCCCTGAATCCCTCCGAGTCGGGAGCGGGGCAGAACCTGGCGGAGGAAGGGGACTGCGTGGGCGGGGCCACCATCCAGTTAATCAGCCGAGGCCAGGTGACCCCCCTCATTGAGGTGGAGGGGCCGttgctcacagacacacacgttagCTTCAAG CTGACCATGCCAAGCCCCATGCCAGAGTATCTAAATGTACACTACATATGTGAGTCAGCGTCCCgcctcctgttcctctccatGCACTGGGCGCGCTCCATCCCAGCATTCTCTGCACTCGG TCAGGAGAGCACCACCTGCTTGGTGCGCGCCTGTTGGAACGAGCTGTTCACCCTGGGGCTCGCTCAGTGTGCCCACATCATGAGCCTCTCCACAATCCTGGAAGCCATCATCAACCATCTGCAGAACAGCATTCAGGACG ACAAGGTGTCTGGAGAAAGAGTGAAGCTTGTGATGGAACACATCTGGAAGCTGCAGGAGTTCTGCAACAGCATGGCtaagatggagacagacagctaTGAGTACGCCTACCTGAAAGCCATAGTTCTCTTCAGCCCCG GCCTGAACAGTTGCAGCCAGATCGAGAAGTTCCAGGAGAAGGCCCAGATGGAGCTGCAGGACTACGTGCAGAAGACCTATCCCGACGACACCTACAG GTTGACCCGCACTCTGATGCGTCTCCCTGCGCTGCGCCTGATGAGCTCCAGCGTCACGGAGGAGCTCTTCTTCACGGGCCTCATCGGCAACGTGCCCATCGACAGCATCATCCCTTACATCCTTAAGATGGAGACGGCAGACTACAACACCCAGTTCGCGGGTTCCACCGCGTGA
- the nr2c2 gene encoding nuclear receptor subfamily 2 group C member 2 isoform X3, giving the protein MQSSPAGLSVTSVSPQHFQVISTEPSATPQHIQIVRDQQTGQRIQIVTTMDPSSGPKQQFVLVASDGSGSGKVILTCPENQSGKPLIFTTADSLVPGRIQIVTDAASVERLLGNAGEVGRPQPVEYCVVCGDKASGRHYGAVSCEGCKGFFKRSVRKNLTYSCRSNQECVVNKHHRNRCQFCRLRKCLDMGMKMESVQSERKPVDLPRERPANCAASTEKIYIRKNLMSPLIATPTFIADSDGSRSSLLDPGMLVNIQQPLIQAEGTLLLATDHKSESGQGDLGTLASVVTSLANLNDSLSESLNNGDTSDDPQEEQSAIEITRAFDTLAKALNPSESGAGQNLAEEGDCVGGATIQLISRGQVTPLIEVEGPLLTDTHVSFKLTMPSPMPEYLNVHYICESASRLLFLSMHWARSIPAFSALGQESTTCLVRACWNELFTLGLAQCAHIMSLSTILEAIINHLQNSIQDDKVSGERVKLVMEHIWKLQEFCNSMAKMETDSYEYAYLKAIVLFSPDHPGLNSCSQIEKFQEKAQMELQDYVQKTYPDDTYRLTRTLMRLPALRLMSSSVTEELFFTGLIGNVPIDSIIPYILKMETADYNTQFAGSTA; this is encoded by the exons ATGCAGTCGTCTCCCGCTGGCTTGTCAGTAACAAGCGTCTCTCCACAGCATTTCCAGGTCATCTCCACTGAGCCATCAGCCACACCACAGCATATACAG ATTGTACGGGACCAGCAGACTGGCCAGAGGATCCAGATCGTCACGACCATGGATCCCTCCAGTGGGCCCAAGCAGCAGTTTGTCCTGGTGGCATCCGATGGCTCAGGCTCGGGAAAAGTCATCCTGACATGTCCAGAGAACCAAAGCGGCAAACCGCTCATCTTCACCACAGCAGACAGCCTGGTACCAGGCAGAATACAG ATTGTAACAGACGCAGCGTCGGTGGAGAGGTTACTGGGTAATGCTGGAGAGGTTGGCCGTCCGCAGCCTGTAGAGTATTGCGTTGTGTGCGGCGACAAGGCTTCAG GCCGTCACTACGGGGCCGTAAGCTGTGAGGGCTGTAAAGGCTTCTTCAAGAGGAGCGTGAGGAAGAACCTGACGTACAGTTGCCGTAGCAACCAGGAGTGTGTCGTCAACAAGCACCACCGCAACCGCTGTCAGTTCTGTCGACTGAGGAAATGCCTGGACATGGGCATGAAGATGGAGT CCGTCCAGAGTGAGAGGAAGCCCGTTGACCTGCCTAGAGAGAGGCCTGCTAACTGTGCCGCGTCCACAGAGAAGATCTACATCAGGAAGAACCTGATGAGCCCGCTCATCGCCACACCAACCTTCATTGCAGACAGCGACGGCTCCAG ATCCAGTCTTCTAGACCCAGGGATGTTGGTGAACATCCAGCAGCCACTGATCCAGGCCGAGGGGACACTACTTCTGGCCACAGACCACAAG TCTGAGTCAGGGCAGGGGGACCTGGGGACGCTGGCCAGTGTGGTGACGTCTCTGGCCAACCTGAACGACTCCCTCAGCGAGTCACTGAACAACGGGGATACCTCAGATGACCCACAAGAGGAGCAGTCTGCCATCGAGATTACACG TGCCTTTGACACCTTGGCCAAAGCCCTGAATCCCTCCGAGTCGGGAGCGGGGCAGAACCTGGCGGAGGAAGGGGACTGCGTGGGCGGGGCCACCATCCAGTTAATCAGCCGAGGCCAGGTGACCCCCCTCATTGAGGTGGAGGGGCCGttgctcacagacacacacgttagCTTCAAG CTGACCATGCCAAGCCCCATGCCAGAGTATCTAAATGTACACTACATATGTGAGTCAGCGTCCCgcctcctgttcctctccatGCACTGGGCGCGCTCCATCCCAGCATTCTCTGCACTCGG TCAGGAGAGCACCACCTGCTTGGTGCGCGCCTGTTGGAACGAGCTGTTCACCCTGGGGCTCGCTCAGTGTGCCCACATCATGAGCCTCTCCACAATCCTGGAAGCCATCATCAACCATCTGCAGAACAGCATTCAGGACG ACAAGGTGTCTGGAGAAAGAGTGAAGCTTGTGATGGAACACATCTGGAAGCTGCAGGAGTTCTGCAACAGCATGGCtaagatggagacagacagctaTGAGTACGCCTACCTGAAAGCCATAGTTCTCTTCAGCCCCG ACCATCCAGGCCTGAACAGTTGCAGCCAGATCGAGAAGTTCCAGGAGAAGGCCCAGATGGAGCTGCAGGACTACGTGCAGAAGACCTATCCCGACGACACCTACAG GTTGACCCGCACTCTGATGCGTCTCCCTGCGCTGCGCCTGATGAGCTCCAGCGTCACGGAGGAGCTCTTCTTCACGGGCCTCATCGGCAACGTGCCCATCGACAGCATCATCCCTTACATCCTTAAGATGGAGACGGCAGACTACAACACCCAGTTCGCGGGTTCCACCGCGTGA
- the LOC109616451 gene encoding uncharacterized protein LOC109616451 has product MVLLQALAVKGHKLSKSKLQWCSPTVKYLGRVTSRVVAIKDHPNSKARMRSFIGRAGYCRPWIPDFDIMARLLIDSYTQDAPNNTVWTEEKIDCFNGLKAALMSAPALGLPDYNLPFMLAVAEKGGFAQGVLLQDHGGQRRPVAYYTAVGCGLWSTSLLLLTAGFCGSWTTSLSAYSCSGHWSIGWLFTDSAGLSTYTVSPTFSGQHSIYLTLVSQEVPENPAYRGSVSRSPSREDHLPDISAVPEIPADSTDETSDRDAIRRADLSTDQVWCHAGISLHVPDSMDAASMGDQHNDSFSSSYG; this is encoded by the exons ATGGTACTGCTCCAAGCACTGGCTGTGAAGGGCCACAAGTTATCCAAATCAAAGTTGCAGTGGTGTTCTCCTACTGTGAAATATCTGGGACGTGTTACAAGCAGAGTAGTAGCCATCAAGGACCACCCAAACAGCAAAGCACGGATGCGGTCATTCATTGGGAGGGCGGGCTACTGCCGGCCCTGGATACCAGACTTTGATATCATGGCACGCCTTCTCATTGACTCATATACTCAGGATGCCCCAAACAACACTGTGTGGACTGAGGAGAAAATTGACTGTTTCAATGGATTGAAAGCAGCACTGATGTCTGCTCCAGCATTGGGATTACCTGACTATAACCTCCCTTTCATGTTAGCAGTGGCTGAGAAAGGGGGGTTCGCACAAGGAGTATTACTACAGGATCATGGAGGACAACGAAGGCCAGTGGCTTATTACACAGCTGTAGGCTGTGGCTTGTGGTCTACCTCCTTATTACTCCTTACAGCTGGATTCTGTGGCTCGTGGACTACCTCCTTGTCTGCATACAGTTGCAGTGGCCACTGGAGTATTGGATGGCTCTTCACCGATAGTGCTGGGTTGTCCACTTACACTGTTAGTCCCACATTCTCTGGACAACATTCTATCTACCTCACTCTCGTCTCACAAG AGGTTCCAGAGAATCCAGCCTATCGAGGGTCGGTGTCCAGAAGTCCATCGAGAGAGGACCATCTTCCAGACATTTCAGCGGTTCCAGAGATTCCAGCGGATTCTACCGACGAGACGAGTGACCGTGATGCAATCAGACGGGCAGATCTTTCAACTGATCAAGTTTGGTGCCATGCTGGCATTTCCCTGCATGTTCCTGACAGCATGGATGCTGCATCTATGGGAGACCAACACAATGATTCCTTTTCATCCTCTTATGGATGA